The Deinococcus betulae genome segment AGCTGAGCTACGACCCCAAGAGGCGACCAGGACTGTAGCATGCGCCCGGAAGCCAGCGCAAGCAAATCTGGACACCGCCCTGGCCGGTGCCGAGTGCCAGGGCGTACACTCGCGCCATGAGTGCGCCCGCCACGCCCGCCCCTGCCGCGACCGGCAGCACAGAGGACCGTTTCGCCTACAAATTTGGCCAGGAAGGCATCACCTTCGATGACGTGCTGCTGCAGCCCCGGCACTCTCAGGTGCTGCCGCACGAGGTCAGCTTAGAGGCGCAGCTGACGCGCCGGGTGCGGCTGAATATTCCCTTCGTGTCGGCGGCCATGGACACTGTCACCGAAACCAGTATGGCGGTGGCCCTGGCGCGTGAAGGCGGCATTGGCGTGCTGCACAAGAACATGCCCATTGACGCACAGGCCGAGATGGTACGCAAGGTCAAACGCAGTGAGAGCGGCATGATCGTTGATCCCATCACGCTGCCGCCCCATGCCACGGTGGGCGAGGCAGACCGCCTGATGGGCGAGTACCGCATCAGCGGGGTGCCCGTCACGGACCCGGCGGGCCGGCTGCTGGGCATCATCACCAACCGCGACATGCGCTTTATTGACGACCTCAGCACGCCCATCCGCGACGTGATGACCAGCGAGAACCTGGTCACGGTGCCGGTGGGCACCACCCTGGAAGAAGCCCAGGAGATTTTCAAGCGCCACCGCATCGAAAAACTGCTGGTGGTAGACGGCGAGCAGCTGCGCGGCCTGATTACCATCAAGGACCTGACCAAGCGCGTCAAGTATCCCCGCGCCGCCAAGGACGCGCTGGGCCGCCTGCGCGTGGCCGCCGCCATTGGCGTGGGCGCCGACCTGATGGACCGGGCAGGCGCGCTGGTGCAGGCCGGGGCCGATGTGCTGGTGCTGGACAGCGCCCACGGCCACAGCCAGGGCATTCTGACCGCCCTGGAGCGCGTGAAGAACACCTTTGACGTGGACGTCATTGCCGGAAACGTGGCCACCCGCACCGGAGCGCGCGACCTGATCCTGGCCGGTGCCGACGCGGTCAAGGTGGGGATCGGGCCTGGGTCCATCTGCACCACCCGCGTCGTGACGGGCGTGGGGGTGCCCCAGATCACGGCCATCTTCGAGGCGGCCTCGGCGGCGCTAGAAGCGGGCATTCCCGTGATTGCCGACGGCGGCATCAAGCAGACCGGCGACGTGTCCAAAGCCATTGCGGCCGGCGCCAGCGTGGTCATGATGGGCAGCATGCTGGCCGGCACCGACGAGTCCCCCGGCGAGACGATTCTGCGGGACGGCCGCCGCTACAAGAGCTACCGGGGTATGGGCAGCCTGGGCGCGATGGACCAGGGCAGCGCCGACCGTTATTTCCAGAGCGGCAGCCGCAAGTTTGTGCCCGAGGGTATTGAGGGCATCGTGGCCTACAAGGGCACGGCCGGCGAGGTGATTTATCAGTTCGTGGGCGGCCTGCGCAGTTCCATGGGCTACTGCGGCGCGCCCGACCTCCAGACCCTGCGGGACACGGCGCAGTTCGTGCGGATTACGGGGGCCAGCCTGGTGGAAAGCCACCCCCACAGTGTCACCATTACCAAAGAGGCGCCCAACTACGGGGGCCGGTAACCCTACAGGAGATACCTGAAGAGGCGGTCCTTCCCTAGTGCAGCGGGCGCTGTATGGGGTTGGGGCCGCCTCCAGTGATTCCCTAGCTATTCGGTGGGTCAGTTCGCATGATGCTGTAGAGCATGACCGTCTTGTGTGGCCCTAGCCGGCCGCCGCGCCGGAGCCGCCGGCCGATTCAACTGGGCCGGGCCGGTGTCTGATGCTGCCCTGGCGGGGTCAGCGGGATCCCTTGACCGGGCTGTGGCAGCGTGCCGCCCTGGAGACCCTGCCCCAGCCGGGCCCCGGCGCCCTGGCCCTGGTGGCGGTCAATAGCCTGCAGCACATCAACGAGGAGCGGAGCTGGAAGGCCGGCAACCGGCTGATTCGCGCCGCCGCCCTGCACCTGCGCCGGGCGCTGCCGTCCACTGCCCTGCTGGCGCGCTGGAACGGAGACACGCTGCTGGCCGTCGTGCCGGGGCTGTCCCTGGTGGGCCTGGACCTGCGCCTGTGCGAGCTGCCCCGGCGCGTGCCCACGCCGCTGCCGGACCAGCCCGCCGTGGTGTACGGCCTGAGTGAGTGGCGGGGCGGGGCCGACCTCAGCCGCGCGGTGACGGTGGCCGACCACGACCTGTACCTGGCCAAAGGAGCAGGTGAGGTCTCAACCCAGGCGCTGGGTGAGGAGCGGGGGCTGTTTGATTTCTCGGTGGAGCTGGCCCACCTCACCGATCCCGAGGACATCATCCGGCGTGGTCTGCGCCTGACCCGGCAACTGCTTCAGTTTGAGGGCGCCATCTACACGATTCTGGAAGGCGAGAGCTTCCGGTCGGTCTATCAGGAGACGGACCCGGCGCTCGCGTTCACCACCTTTGAGGTGGGCCGGCTGTATCCGCTGACGGGCCTGGGTCTTCAGGCGGTGCGTGAACGGCGCACGGTGGTCAGCGTGGACCTGCACAACGACCCTCGCACCGCTGGGCGTGCCCGGACCAGCCAGCTGCGCAGCCTGATGGTGACCCCGGTGGAATGTGGCGGCCGGGTGGTGGGGATGCTGGGCCTGTTTCAGATCAGCACCTGGCGGGCCATGCCGCCGCGGGTGCAGCGGGTGCTGGAACTGGCGGCGCTGCGGCTGGGGCACGCCCTGGAACTGAAAGGGGCCGTCTCGGCGGTGCGCCGCACCCTGGAAGGGGGGCTGCTGGGGCTGGGGGTGGCCCTGGAAGCCCGCGACCTGGAAACCCACGGCCACACGCGGCGGGTGGTCGAGGCCAGCGTGCGGCTGGGGCAGGCGCTGGGCCTGGAAGGCGAGACGCTGGATCAGCTGCGTCAGGGGGCCTACCTGCATGACATCGGCAAGCTGTCCATTCCAGATCGCATCCTGCTCAAGCCGAGCCGCCTGACTCCAGAGGAGTGGCGGGTCATGCAGAGCCACGCCCTGACCGGGGCGTCCTTTGCCGCCCACATTCCCTCCCTGTCGGCCGGTGCCCTGCGGGTCATCTGTTCCCACCACGAGCGCTGGGACGGTCAGGGCTATCCCGAGGGGCTGGCCGGCGAGCAGATTCCGCTGCTGGCCCGTATTTTTGCCATCTGCGATGTCTACGACGCCCTGACCAGCGAGCGCCCTTACAAACACGCCTGGACCACCCAGGCCGCCTGCGCTGAAATTGCCGCCCAGGCGGGCCGCCAGTTCGACCCCCAGGTGACGGAAGTTTTTCTGCGTTTAAGTGCCTCTTTGTCTACCTTCTGGGACCTGCGCGCGGAGGCCGCTGACCTCGCGCGGCCGGGTCAAGCCGACTGACCTTAGGCCGGTGGGGAATAGAGACGGGGCGCCGTCTTGCTGGCAGTTCCTGCGTGCCCTGGTGCCTGCGGCGCAGCTTCATCGGTCACATGTGCGCTCTCTGCCCTTTTCCTGGTTTGCACCGTGTTCCCGGAACAGACCCCCGTCAGCGCTGGGGCGTAGCCTGTGGGGGTGAACCGCCTGCTCCGTGCCCCCCGTGAACCTGTCAACGCCCTGACCCACTGGGGCGGCGCGCTGGCTGCGCTGCTGGTGCTAGGGCCGCTGCTGGCCTGGGCGCATTCGCGTGGGCTGGCGCTGTGGCCGTTCGTGGTCTTTAGCGTCAGCATGGTGGCGCTGTACGCGGCCAGTGCCAGTTACCATTCCTTCCGGCCAGGCGAACGCGGGCTGGTGTGGCTGCGCAAACTGGACCATGCAGGCATCTTTCTGCTGATTGCCGGGAGCTACACCCCTGTCGCCTACTACGGCCTGGACGGGGTGTGGCAGGGCGCGG includes the following:
- the guaB gene encoding IMP dehydrogenase gives rise to the protein MSAPATPAPAATGSTEDRFAYKFGQEGITFDDVLLQPRHSQVLPHEVSLEAQLTRRVRLNIPFVSAAMDTVTETSMAVALAREGGIGVLHKNMPIDAQAEMVRKVKRSESGMIVDPITLPPHATVGEADRLMGEYRISGVPVTDPAGRLLGIITNRDMRFIDDLSTPIRDVMTSENLVTVPVGTTLEEAQEIFKRHRIEKLLVVDGEQLRGLITIKDLTKRVKYPRAAKDALGRLRVAAAIGVGADLMDRAGALVQAGADVLVLDSAHGHSQGILTALERVKNTFDVDVIAGNVATRTGARDLILAGADAVKVGIGPGSICTTRVVTGVGVPQITAIFEAASAALEAGIPVIADGGIKQTGDVSKAIAAGASVVMMGSMLAGTDESPGETILRDGRRYKSYRGMGSLGAMDQGSADRYFQSGSRKFVPEGIEGIVAYKGTAGEVIYQFVGGLRSSMGYCGAPDLQTLRDTAQFVRITGASLVESHPHSVTITKEAPNYGGR
- a CDS encoding HD domain-containing phosphohydrolase, which translates into the protein MLPWRGQRDPLTGLWQRAALETLPQPGPGALALVAVNSLQHINEERSWKAGNRLIRAAALHLRRALPSTALLARWNGDTLLAVVPGLSLVGLDLRLCELPRRVPTPLPDQPAVVYGLSEWRGGADLSRAVTVADHDLYLAKGAGEVSTQALGEERGLFDFSVELAHLTDPEDIIRRGLRLTRQLLQFEGAIYTILEGESFRSVYQETDPALAFTTFEVGRLYPLTGLGLQAVRERRTVVSVDLHNDPRTAGRARTSQLRSLMVTPVECGGRVVGMLGLFQISTWRAMPPRVQRVLELAALRLGHALELKGAVSAVRRTLEGGLLGLGVALEARDLETHGHTRRVVEASVRLGQALGLEGETLDQLRQGAYLHDIGKLSIPDRILLKPSRLTPEEWRVMQSHALTGASFAAHIPSLSAGALRVICSHHERWDGQGYPEGLAGEQIPLLARIFAICDVYDALTSERPYKHAWTTQAACAEIAAQAGRQFDPQVTEVFLRLSASLSTFWDLRAEAADLARPGQAD